Proteins encoded in a region of the Bacteroidota bacterium genome:
- a CDS encoding PASTA domain-containing protein, which translates to MKDIFRSKVTRIVLWIAGGLLSVVLVLDNVILPWYVNHGGTLSVPDVVGMPEADAFRVIDSLNLEARQGDVHPDKDYPEGYVVGQNPAPSQLVKPRRRVYLTISGGEQLAVVPDLKGRSVRDTKFALDRVGLKLGAVVRQISKEFPEGTIISQDVVPGAKVKRGLYIGVTESTGESMDSLVVPTVIGKTLADAQKILALKGFKAGTITYQPNADLLPNTVIGQLPRAGDISGFGKPIDLFVAQAPEKKGYVPEH; encoded by the coding sequence ATGAAAGATATTTTTCGGTCGAAGGTAACAAGGATTGTTCTATGGATCGCAGGCGGACTTTTGTCCGTTGTGCTTGTACTGGATAACGTTATTCTCCCCTGGTATGTGAATCATGGCGGGACGCTGAGCGTTCCGGACGTCGTCGGTATGCCTGAAGCAGATGCCTTTCGCGTTATTGATTCATTGAACCTGGAAGCGAGGCAGGGCGATGTCCATCCGGACAAAGACTATCCGGAAGGCTATGTCGTCGGACAGAACCCTGCGCCGTCTCAGCTTGTGAAACCGCGCCGGCGTGTCTACCTCACGATCAGCGGGGGAGAGCAGCTTGCGGTCGTACCCGATCTGAAGGGGCGCTCGGTGCGCGATACGAAGTTTGCTCTGGACCGAGTCGGGCTGAAGCTCGGGGCGGTCGTCAGGCAAATTTCAAAAGAATTCCCCGAGGGAACAATCATATCACAGGATGTGGTCCCAGGAGCGAAAGTGAAACGAGGGTTGTATATCGGTGTGACCGAAAGTACCGGAGAATCAATGGACAGCCTTGTTGTCCCGACCGTCATCGGCAAAACTCTGGCTGACGCTCAGAAGATCTTGGCTCTGAAGGGGTTCAAAGCAGGGACGATTACTTATCAGCCGAACGCCGACCTCCTGCCGAATACGGTCATTGGCCAGCTGCCGCGCGCTGGCGATATTTCCGGGTTCGGAAAGCCGATCGATCTTTTTGTCGCACAGGCACCCGAGAAAAAAGGATATGTCCCGGAACACTAG